A part of Candidatus Saccharibacteria bacterium genomic DNA contains:
- the rfbB gene encoding dTDP-glucose 4,6-dehydratase — MTKLLVTGGAGFIGANFVRYTLAHHPEYEVSVVDKLTYAGNSANLETVLDKIQFITGDICDKELMDRLVRDTDVVVHFAAESHNDNSLRDPWPFIQSNIIGTYTILEAVRAHDKRLHHVSTDEVFGDLELDDPNKFNEQTAYDPSSPYSASKASSDHLVRAWIRSFGVKATISNCSNNYGPYQHIEKFIPRQITNILSDIKPKLYGTGEQVRDWIHVDDHNSAVHLILDKGRLGETYIIGADNDHLNNKAVIEMICELMDKPSDWYEHVNDRPGHDMRYAMDSSKLRQELGWRPQYTDTSGMRKGLLATIRWYTNNRDWWTADKAATEANYAKQGQ, encoded by the coding sequence ATGACTAAACTACTTGTTACGGGTGGAGCGGGGTTCATTGGAGCAAACTTCGTGCGCTATACCCTTGCCCATCATCCTGAGTACGAGGTGTCAGTAGTAGACAAGCTCACCTACGCCGGCAACAGCGCCAACCTAGAGACTGTGCTCGACAAGATACAGTTCATTACTGGTGACATATGCGATAAAGAACTGATGGACCGGCTCGTTCGCGATACCGACGTAGTCGTTCACTTTGCCGCTGAAAGTCACAACGATAACAGCCTCCGCGACCCGTGGCCGTTCATTCAAAGTAACATTATTGGAACCTACACCATTCTCGAGGCCGTGCGCGCACACGACAAGCGCCTCCACCACGTAAGTACTGATGAAGTATTTGGTGATCTCGAACTCGATGACCCAAATAAGTTCAACGAGCAGACCGCCTACGACCCTTCTAGCCCCTACTCTGCCAGCAAAGCCAGCAGCGACCACCTGGTACGCGCCTGGATACGGAGCTTCGGTGTCAAGGCCACTATCAGTAACTGCAGCAATAACTATGGCCCCTATCAACATATCGAAAAGTTCATCCCGCGTCAGATTACCAACATCTTATCTGACATCAAACCAAAACTCTATGGTACTGGCGAGCAGGTCCGCGATTGGATTCATGTCGATGACCACAACTCCGCCGTTCATCTGATACTCGACAAAGGCCGTCTGGGTGAAACCTACATTATTGGTGCCGACAACGACCACCTTAACAACAAAGCGGTTATCGAAATGATTTGCGAGCTCATGGACAAACCGTCTGATTGGTACGAGCACGTTAATGACAGGCCGGGCCACGATATGCGCTATGCTATGGACTCCAGCAAGCTGCGTCAGGAACTTGGTTGGCGACCACAATACACCGACACGAGTGGGATGCGCAAAGGCCTGCTCGCTACTATTCGGTGGTATACTAACAATCGCGACTGGTGGACCGCCGACAAAGCAGCAACTGAGGCGAATTACGCGAAGCAGGGACAATAA
- a CDS encoding SGNH/GDSL hydrolase family protein, with amino-acid sequence MRRKYVRYITVVVFVCFCTTTQVYAGSTAPDWISGQLYITSTQPNQTKGCFNGTEKQTVKLVRKDATTDNKYVELVECVLHGKGFDLLYGVTYVGNTGIVGIYAIKLEGDDVFRYLRLQQYSYRIAEGTDKLFVYDSSYGQMHVLRGVASALVVSVSSSGGEVIEYTPNTRMDNGHHYWISGASEITIDPSGTYLVYAHYYDDTLAKINTVDDTQQFIQLNPRKLGTTPYVKAVSSDGRFVYINGIERIIDTDSCVTPDEVFFSVCKERDIGTPLMGYMGDNFAAGDAIFFDDNFSLRFIGIPRDYTHVTQEITVSLRVDISKLTYLALGDSYTSGEGDLEKDANGITHYLPLTDIGSDTCHISSRSYPFLLRDAWGVEPKNMHSVACSGSWLIKDYMADPQTYLGQGDRLSTHEDDLDTVRQTALEKYIPGRVPQIEFVKKYKPDIVTFTGGGNDVGFVDILTYCASSVESCGYVKGGYGSMHDDLMASIDDQYGYTKLFINKLKTASPGSQVYAIGYPKFVYEDAICGLNGALLDKKERQLINEAVDRLNAVIARAAKDTVTPYLDITTALSGGRICEGSAYVTDFLSGFLASQRLTDPNMFHPNAAGHAKMAESIIEAKNRVEQGVGTIVPTVPSVERTYKLYRQDITARDLVAGSTTIISTPDGMFAPNSGVSIGGQSEPVSIADVMADANGAIHWVGMLPRALAGGVHLLTATGYGTDGTPIQLQQFVTVFSSEAAKTNANMCDAIHHWYRDDGYDVCSNSAETVVSAPSSSKGKVAISTKNSTNLPQLSIESSSIAANSLSEKETTRGGSNVATTTITTSSSDTSVNFGTVIVITLGILGVVGILVMVVKFYGRANGR; translated from the coding sequence ATGAGGCGTAAATATGTACGGTATATTACGGTTGTCGTCTTTGTTTGTTTTTGTACGACGACACAAGTTTATGCTGGTAGTACCGCTCCGGACTGGATAAGTGGTCAGCTATATATTACCTCTACGCAACCTAACCAGACCAAGGGCTGCTTTAATGGAACAGAAAAACAAACTGTTAAGTTAGTACGCAAAGACGCTACTACCGACAATAAATATGTCGAGCTTGTTGAGTGCGTTTTGCACGGTAAAGGCTTTGATCTGCTGTACGGTGTAACCTACGTCGGCAACACAGGGATTGTTGGTATATATGCTATTAAACTTGAAGGTGATGACGTATTCCGCTACCTACGGCTACAACAGTATTCGTATAGGATCGCAGAAGGGACCGATAAGCTTTTCGTGTACGACTCATCGTATGGTCAGATGCATGTTCTGCGTGGCGTGGCGTCGGCCCTCGTGGTATCTGTAAGTTCGTCGGGTGGCGAAGTCATCGAATATACTCCTAACACCCGGATGGATAACGGGCATCACTATTGGATTAGTGGTGCAAGCGAAATTACGATAGATCCGAGCGGTACTTACCTAGTATATGCCCATTACTATGATGATACTTTGGCCAAGATCAACACGGTCGATGACACTCAGCAATTTATTCAATTAAATCCAAGGAAACTGGGCACAACACCATATGTTAAAGCCGTTTCCTCGGATGGTCGTTTCGTATATATAAACGGTATTGAGCGCATTATTGATACAGACAGCTGTGTTACGCCAGACGAGGTGTTTTTCTCTGTATGTAAGGAGAGGGATATCGGGACGCCCCTTATGGGTTATATGGGGGATAATTTTGCGGCGGGTGATGCCATATTTTTCGATGACAACTTCTCACTTAGGTTCATCGGCATCCCTCGTGACTATACACATGTGACGCAGGAAATTACGGTGTCGCTTAGGGTTGATATCAGCAAACTAACCTACCTTGCGCTTGGGGATTCATACACGAGCGGAGAGGGGGATTTAGAGAAAGATGCAAACGGTATAACCCATTATTTGCCGCTTACTGACATCGGCTCTGACACGTGTCACATCAGTTCACGGTCATATCCATTTTTACTACGCGACGCATGGGGAGTTGAGCCGAAAAATATGCACTCGGTGGCATGCTCGGGTTCATGGTTGATAAAAGATTATATGGCTGATCCACAGACATACCTCGGGCAGGGTGATCGGTTGAGCACACACGAGGACGATTTAGATACAGTCCGGCAGACAGCACTTGAAAAGTACATTCCTGGGAGAGTTCCGCAGATTGAGTTCGTGAAAAAATACAAACCGGACATCGTCACTTTTACTGGGGGTGGTAACGATGTCGGTTTTGTCGATATACTTACGTATTGTGCTTCAAGCGTGGAGTCCTGCGGCTATGTCAAGGGGGGATATGGCTCGATGCACGACGACCTCATGGCTTCAATTGACGATCAATATGGGTACACTAAGTTGTTTATCAATAAATTGAAAACTGCATCACCAGGTTCGCAGGTATATGCGATTGGGTATCCAAAGTTTGTTTATGAAGATGCGATTTGTGGCTTAAATGGTGCGCTGCTTGATAAGAAAGAACGCCAATTGATTAATGAAGCCGTTGATCGACTTAATGCAGTAATTGCAAGAGCAGCGAAAGACACGGTTACACCATACCTCGACATAACCACAGCGCTCTCAGGCGGAAGAATATGTGAAGGGTCGGCCTATGTGACAGATTTCTTAAGTGGCTTTCTGGCATCTCAGCGTTTGACGGATCCAAATATGTTTCACCCAAACGCAGCCGGTCATGCAAAAATGGCTGAATCGATTATTGAGGCAAAAAATAGAGTTGAACAAGGCGTGGGTACAATTGTCCCCACGGTGCCAAGTGTGGAGCGAACATACAAACTATATCGCCAAGACATAACTGCTCGAGACCTGGTCGCTGGCAGCACGACAATTATTTCAACACCAGACGGTATGTTTGCACCAAATTCTGGAGTTTCGATCGGTGGCCAGTCAGAACCAGTATCTATTGCCGATGTAATGGCAGATGCTAACGGAGCGATACATTGGGTGGGTATGCTACCAAGAGCACTAGCGGGTGGTGTGCATTTACTGACTGCGACAGGCTATGGTACCGATGGTACGCCGATTCAGCTTCAACAGTTTGTGACCGTATTCTCGTCTGAAGCGGCCAAAACGAATGCTAATATGTGTGACGCGATACACCATTGGTATAGAGATGACGGCTATGATGTATGTTCAAATTCAGCAGAGACCGTGGTAAGCGCCCCATCGAGTTCGAAGGGTAAAGTGGCGATATCGACGAAGAATTCGACAAATCTTCCTCAACTATCAATCGAATCCTCCAGTATAGCTGCTAATAGCTTGTCAGAGAAGGAGACTACGCGCGGAGGGTCGAATGTTGCTACCACTACTATCACCACTAGTTCGAGTGATACCAGTGTGAATTTTGGAACCGTCATCGTGATCACTTTGGGTATTCTAGGTGTAGTTGGTATACTGGTAATGGTAGTAAAATTCTACGGAAGAGCAAATGGCAGATAA
- a CDS encoding class I SAM-dependent methyltransferase, with translation MKTVEYATMAEREQTYWWHLGRLQIISSYMSKVVKDKSIRKIVNVGCGTGGTVDMLESFGVVDNVDISDEAIRFMKNRGYTRLTKVDSTKLPFKSKSYDIVGAFDVLEHIDDHDRALGEWARILKDDGAIVLTVPAYQWLWTDHDVSLHHKRRYTIKSLCDVATQAGLTCESKSYAIVFSLPLVVGFRFLNKALGRKGDSETSYVPLPKWVNALFTNLLYVEAKIHRVMALPFGTSIIVILRKSTM, from the coding sequence ATGAAGACAGTAGAGTATGCCACTATGGCAGAACGTGAGCAGACATATTGGTGGCACCTTGGCCGACTACAGATCATCAGTTCCTATATGTCTAAGGTCGTAAAAGATAAATCAATCCGCAAGATTGTCAATGTCGGCTGTGGGACTGGCGGTACCGTCGATATGCTTGAAAGCTTTGGTGTTGTAGACAATGTTGATATCTCAGATGAGGCAATACGCTTTATGAAAAATCGTGGGTACACTAGACTTACTAAGGTCGACAGTACCAAACTCCCATTTAAAAGCAAGTCTTATGACATTGTCGGAGCCTTTGACGTTCTTGAGCATATTGACGACCATGACAGGGCTCTTGGGGAGTGGGCTCGTATACTGAAAGATGATGGCGCAATAGTCCTCACCGTACCTGCATATCAATGGTTATGGACCGACCACGATGTTTCCTTACATCACAAGCGCCGGTATACCATAAAGAGTCTATGTGATGTTGCAACACAGGCAGGTTTAACCTGCGAAAGTAAGTCGTATGCTATTGTATTCTCATTGCCACTCGTGGTGGGCTTTCGCTTTCTTAATAAAGCCCTAGGACGTAAGGGAGACTCTGAAACATCATATGTTCCGTTGCCAAAGTGGGTTAATGCACTGTTCACCAACCTCCTGTATGTGGAAGCAAAAATACACAGAGTGATGGCGCTTCCGTTTGGGACATCGATTATTGTTATATTAAGAAAATCAACAATGTAA
- the rfbA gene encoding glucose-1-phosphate thymidylyltransferase RfbA: protein MKGIILAGGSGTRLWPITKAISKQLMPVYDKPMIYYPLTTLMQAGIRDTLIITTPEDQAGFQRLLGDGSQWGINLQYEVQPSPDGLAQAFIIGEKFIGDDKVALVLGDNIFHGNELDASLKQCTNPEGGIVFAYEVSDPERYGVVEFDESRNAVSIEEKPANPKSNYAVVGLYFYDNDVVEIAKNIQPSERGELEITSINEEYLKRGKLKVVSLAAGDVWLDTGTIDSLTDAADYVRVIQRRTGQIIGSPEKVAFEQGFITEEQLYEQALGLMKSGYGKLIH, encoded by the coding sequence GTGAAAGGAATTATACTCGCCGGTGGATCAGGCACGCGGCTTTGGCCAATTACAAAGGCTATCAGCAAACAGCTAATGCCCGTCTATGACAAACCGATGATTTACTACCCCCTCACGACGCTCATGCAAGCGGGCATTCGCGACACGCTCATCATCACGACGCCCGAAGATCAGGCTGGCTTCCAGCGCTTGCTGGGTGATGGTTCCCAGTGGGGCATCAACTTGCAATACGAGGTACAGCCCAGTCCTGATGGGCTCGCGCAGGCATTCATCATCGGCGAAAAGTTCATCGGTGACGATAAAGTCGCACTTGTGCTCGGAGACAATATTTTTCATGGCAACGAGCTTGATGCTTCACTTAAACAGTGTACTAATCCCGAAGGCGGCATTGTGTTTGCCTATGAAGTCAGTGACCCAGAGCGCTATGGCGTGGTGGAGTTCGACGAGAGCCGAAATGCTGTGTCTATCGAAGAAAAACCGGCGAATCCGAAGTCAAACTATGCAGTCGTAGGGCTTTATTTCTACGACAACGATGTCGTAGAAATTGCGAAAAACATCCAGCCGAGCGAACGGGGCGAACTTGAGATTACCTCAATCAATGAGGAGTATTTGAAGCGTGGGAAGCTAAAAGTCGTCTCCCTAGCAGCCGGCGACGTCTGGCTCGACACCGGCACCATCGACAGTCTCACCGACGCCGCCGACTATGTACGCGTCATCCAGCGCCGTACCGGCCAAATCATCGGCAGCCCCGAAAAAGTAGCTTTCGAACAAGGCTTTATTACGGAAGAACAATTGTACGAACAGGCGTTGGGTTTGATGAAATCTGGGTATGGTAAACTGATACATTAG
- a CDS encoding NUDIX domain-containing protein: MEYCTHCSGKLTKHSETSYECGACSHRHYRNPVATVGIALHKGGGVIVCSRRKYEPFKGRLDCIGGFVDYGENNEQALERELKEEVSVGLNDLSRIRYLNSVHAIYPWMGKEVSLVCALFIADIKPGVKLVAGDDVAALEEFDLHQTLRKEDFEDDWMYVLLSAAKAYLNIS, encoded by the coding sequence ATGGAATATTGCACGCATTGTAGCGGAAAGCTGACAAAGCATTCAGAGACATCATATGAATGTGGCGCTTGCAGCCACAGACACTACCGCAACCCAGTTGCAACGGTTGGGATTGCACTCCACAAAGGTGGCGGCGTGATTGTTTGTAGCCGGCGTAAATACGAGCCTTTCAAGGGGCGACTAGACTGTATAGGCGGATTTGTGGACTATGGTGAAAACAACGAACAAGCGCTTGAACGAGAGCTAAAAGAAGAGGTTAGTGTCGGATTAAATGACTTAAGTAGGATCCGCTACCTTAATAGTGTTCATGCAATCTATCCGTGGATGGGTAAGGAAGTGTCACTTGTTTGCGCGTTATTTATCGCGGACATAAAACCAGGTGTGAAGTTGGTGGCGGGAGATGATGTAGCAGCACTCGAGGAGTTTGATTTACATCAGACTCTTCGCAAAGAAGACTTCGAAGACGACTGGATGTATGTTCTATTGAGTGCGGCTAAAGCGTATCTAAATATTTCTTAA
- a CDS encoding carboxypeptidase regulatory-like domain-containing protein produces MNKDLEESIDSAVDAIDEKEVAEEETPDADTSPKADDDAKPVDGALKFGDKSTRRLRKKRLIVAGVVVAAVIALFSVVPFLRYGVAGMVVSKQVVLTVLDTATQKPVSDAMVSLGRFDGVSDGKGKVVINGVPVGEYTLVIEKKNYETLKSSHIVPIFMLAKNTSLSMKATGRTVTMTVTNSLTGKPIAGARVDIEGSTAASDDKGVASVVLPVRSDEQQGTVKADGYNDQALTISMKTNDDQKAEVKLTPAGKVYFLSKRTGMINVMSANLDGSGQAVVVQGTGKELDNETSLLPSPDWNTLVLITRRDNERSKLYAVSTASPEPKLVESGDVSYEPIGWVGGKFFYKTRSNAGTIYSNEYIQLVSYDSATGSRQVVDKTVGIGTNWNDYSAQQMTAGYIINGRVVYMKFWQYGTAASPKNRPFEVMSINPVGNVKSVVKTIAAEGEFYGDALMRRPNSLMLRQGASDNQATYYEYSDGKVVSIKMETADFYAAQPTYFMSPSGEKAFWQESRDGRNVLFVAGKNLTGGNQVSTGDYAAYGWVSDDYVLYSKNRSELYIAPAGTAFAGEHKITDYHKAMAYPGYGWGAGGAN; encoded by the coding sequence ATGAATAAAGATTTGGAAGAAAGTATCGATAGCGCAGTTGATGCGATTGATGAGAAGGAAGTTGCAGAAGAGGAAACGCCAGACGCCGACACTTCGCCTAAAGCAGATGACGATGCGAAGCCAGTCGATGGTGCCTTAAAGTTTGGCGATAAGTCAACGCGCCGTTTGCGCAAAAAACGACTTATCGTAGCTGGCGTAGTAGTAGCGGCGGTTATAGCATTGTTCTCGGTTGTGCCGTTTCTGCGCTATGGTGTAGCAGGTATGGTGGTAAGCAAGCAGGTGGTACTAACCGTGCTCGACACGGCAACGCAAAAACCAGTCAGCGACGCCATGGTATCGCTTGGGCGGTTTGACGGCGTGAGTGATGGCAAGGGTAAAGTGGTTATTAACGGTGTACCGGTGGGAGAATATACACTGGTGATTGAGAAGAAAAACTATGAGACGCTAAAAAGCAGCCACATAGTTCCCATATTCATGCTGGCAAAAAATACTTCCCTCAGCATGAAAGCTACCGGGCGAACTGTTACGATGACAGTGACGAATAGTCTGACTGGCAAGCCGATTGCAGGGGCGAGAGTGGATATAGAAGGCTCGACGGCCGCTAGCGATGACAAGGGTGTAGCGAGCGTAGTGCTACCAGTGCGTAGCGATGAACAGCAGGGTACAGTGAAGGCGGATGGTTACAACGATCAGGCCCTGACAATAAGTATGAAGACGAATGACGACCAAAAGGCGGAAGTTAAACTGACGCCCGCAGGCAAGGTGTATTTCCTTAGCAAGCGCACTGGCATGATAAATGTCATGAGTGCCAACCTAGATGGCAGTGGCCAAGCAGTAGTGGTACAGGGTACCGGCAAAGAACTCGACAACGAAACTTCCCTGTTACCATCGCCCGACTGGAATACGCTTGTACTTATCACTCGCCGTGACAATGAGCGCAGCAAGCTATACGCTGTTTCGACGGCTAGTCCTGAGCCGAAATTGGTAGAAAGCGGCGATGTGTCGTACGAACCAATTGGCTGGGTTGGCGGTAAGTTTTTCTACAAAACCCGCAGCAATGCCGGTACCATATATAGCAACGAATATATACAGCTCGTGAGCTACGATAGTGCAACTGGTAGTCGACAAGTTGTCGACAAAACAGTGGGTATTGGTACAAATTGGAATGACTATTCGGCACAACAAATGACAGCAGGCTACATAATAAATGGTCGGGTGGTATACATGAAGTTTTGGCAGTACGGTACTGCAGCTTCCCCAAAGAATCGCCCATTTGAAGTTATGAGTATTAACCCAGTCGGCAATGTAAAATCGGTTGTGAAAACGATTGCTGCTGAGGGTGAGTTTTATGGTGACGCACTCATGAGGCGCCCTAATTCCCTCATGCTACGCCAAGGTGCAAGTGACAATCAGGCGACCTATTATGAGTATAGCGACGGCAAGGTAGTGTCGATCAAAATGGAAACCGCCGACTTTTATGCCGCCCAGCCAACCTACTTTATGTCGCCGAGTGGCGAAAAGGCGTTTTGGCAGGAATCAAGGGACGGCCGGAATGTGCTGTTTGTGGCTGGCAAAAATCTAACCGGTGGCAACCAAGTGAGTACCGGTGACTATGCAGCCTACGGATGGGTGAGCGACGACTATGTGCTCTACAGCAAAAACCGCAGTGAACTCTATATTGCTCCGGCGGGCACAGCATTTGCTGGCGAACATAAAATAACTGATTACCACAAGGCGATGGCATACCCAGGGTACGGCTGGGGTGCGGGCGGCGCAAACTAG
- a CDS encoding bifunctional dTDP-4-dehydrorhamnose 3,5-epimerase family protein/NAD(P)-dependent oxidoreductase, translating to MVEKQSQTLEFSKNLEAHKTSIDGLVWYDLPVHGDSRGWFKENWQREKMLRCGLLDFGPVQNNVSFNAEAGVTRGLHAEPWDKFVSIGHGKIFGAWCDLREGSATYGKVYTLEMDPSRAIFVPRGVANGFQALKDNTVYMYLVNDHWSPDADYAFVNLADPELGITWPIALDKAEMSDKDKAHPLLKSVTPLKPKKVMVTGANGQLGRALRALYPEADCVDRDMLDISDEAALRSARRWRDYGQILNAAAYTAVDAAETPEGRRDAWAVNARAVGNLARIATEYGITLVHVSSEYVFDGTVSPHREDEPFSPLGVYAQSKAAGDVAAATAPRHYIVRTSWVVGKGNNFVRSIAGLAERNISPNVVADQFGRLTFTPTLAAGIKHLVDTQAPYGTYNLSNSGGVVNWADIAREIYTLLGRDDLTVGNTTAEEYFAGKLSSPRPAHSELDLTKIQATGFIPTDWRDELKKYLDTL from the coding sequence ATGGTAGAAAAACAATCGCAAACTCTCGAGTTCAGTAAGAACCTCGAAGCCCACAAAACATCTATCGATGGGCTGGTGTGGTACGACCTACCTGTCCACGGTGACAGTCGAGGCTGGTTCAAAGAGAACTGGCAGCGCGAAAAGATGCTCAGGTGCGGGCTACTCGATTTCGGACCGGTGCAAAACAATGTAAGCTTCAATGCTGAGGCAGGTGTCACCCGGGGTCTCCATGCCGAACCATGGGATAAGTTTGTCTCCATCGGTCATGGCAAAATCTTTGGCGCCTGGTGCGACCTACGCGAAGGTAGCGCTACTTATGGCAAAGTATATACGCTCGAGATGGACCCGTCGCGAGCTATTTTTGTTCCCCGTGGTGTTGCTAATGGCTTCCAGGCGCTTAAAGACAATACGGTGTATATGTACCTCGTTAACGACCATTGGTCGCCCGATGCCGACTACGCATTCGTCAATCTTGCTGATCCCGAGCTTGGCATTACGTGGCCGATAGCTCTTGACAAAGCCGAGATGTCCGACAAAGACAAAGCTCACCCACTACTCAAATCAGTCACACCGCTCAAGCCAAAGAAGGTAATGGTCACCGGTGCGAATGGGCAGCTTGGTCGAGCGCTTCGCGCGCTCTACCCAGAAGCTGACTGTGTCGACCGAGACATGCTTGATATCTCTGATGAAGCAGCTCTACGATCAGCGCGACGCTGGCGTGATTACGGGCAAATATTGAATGCTGCTGCCTACACAGCTGTCGATGCCGCCGAAACACCCGAAGGCCGCCGCGACGCCTGGGCAGTCAACGCACGCGCGGTTGGCAACCTTGCCCGTATCGCCACCGAATATGGCATTACGTTAGTTCATGTTTCATCGGAATATGTGTTCGATGGTACCGTCAGCCCTCACCGTGAAGACGAACCATTTAGCCCGCTCGGTGTGTACGCGCAGTCCAAAGCCGCCGGTGATGTAGCCGCAGCTACTGCCCCGCGCCATTACATTGTGCGTACAAGTTGGGTGGTTGGTAAAGGCAACAACTTCGTCCGCTCGATCGCTGGTCTCGCCGAACGCAATATCAGCCCCAATGTCGTTGCCGATCAATTTGGCAGGCTCACGTTTACCCCTACACTTGCTGCCGGTATCAAACACCTCGTCGACACGCAGGCTCCCTATGGCACCTACAACCTCAGCAATAGCGGCGGTGTGGTTAACTGGGCAGATATCGCTCGCGAAATATACACATTGCTTGGACGTGACGATTTGACGGTAGGTAACACGACTGCCGAGGAGTATTTTGCTGGTAAACTCAGCTCCCCTCGGCCAGCCCATAGCGAGCTCGACCTTACGAAAATCCAAGCAACCGGCTTTATCCCTACAGATTGGCGTGACGAGCTTAAGAAATATTTAGATACGCTTTAG
- a CDS encoding glycosyltransferase: MMKTPRIAIVCDFLTVMGGAENVVLAMHEAFPDAPIYTALYNPNKVPAFAKLDVRTSSLQKLPKRLRSYHKLFPTMAVGAMRRLDLSEYDIIVTSTYLHGHQVTKSRPDQVVIAYCHTPPRYYWSHYDEYRRDPGFGKLNPVIRTLMPLVVPRQRKLDLEAAQKVDVYIANSSETAERIQRYYGRKSTVIHPPVDTKRFAPARERGSHYVTIGRQLPYKRYDLVVAACTKLGVPLYVFGNGPAHEKLVAIAGPGITFCTDRFGDASDTAVDTTLNTAKGFIYAAEEDFGIVQVEALAAGAPVIALGKAGTLDIVTDGETGVLFREQSVDAVIAAITRAERLQFFPSKLNRTARRFDKSLFITKLRKVVADQLPR, from the coding sequence ATGATGAAGACACCCCGCATTGCTATCGTCTGCGATTTCCTGACCGTCATGGGTGGTGCGGAAAATGTTGTGCTGGCGATGCACGAAGCGTTTCCGGATGCGCCAATCTACACTGCGCTCTATAACCCCAATAAAGTACCGGCATTTGCCAAACTCGATGTTCGTACATCAAGCCTACAAAAACTACCAAAAAGACTCCGCAGCTATCACAAATTATTTCCCACCATGGCTGTCGGCGCTATGCGAAGGCTCGACCTATCGGAATATGACATCATCGTCACCAGTACATACCTGCACGGACACCAGGTTACAAAGTCACGCCCCGACCAAGTAGTCATCGCCTATTGTCACACGCCGCCGCGCTACTACTGGAGCCACTACGATGAGTACCGCCGCGACCCGGGCTTTGGCAAATTAAACCCAGTCATTCGTACCCTGATGCCGCTGGTGGTACCGCGCCAACGCAAGCTTGACCTTGAAGCGGCGCAAAAAGTCGATGTTTATATTGCCAATTCATCTGAAACCGCTGAGCGTATTCAGCGCTACTATGGCCGCAAAAGCACTGTCATTCACCCGCCTGTCGATACCAAACGCTTTGCGCCAGCACGTGAACGTGGCAGCCACTACGTGACAATTGGTCGCCAACTGCCCTACAAACGCTACGACCTTGTGGTCGCGGCTTGTACAAAACTCGGGGTACCACTGTATGTCTTTGGTAATGGCCCCGCGCACGAAAAACTGGTAGCGATAGCGGGTCCTGGCATAACATTTTGCACCGACCGTTTCGGCGATGCTTCTGACACGGCAGTCGATACCACGCTCAATACCGCCAAAGGATTTATTTATGCAGCCGAAGAAGATTTCGGCATTGTGCAAGTTGAAGCCCTGGCTGCTGGTGCGCCAGTTATTGCACTCGGCAAAGCCGGTACACTGGACATTGTGACCGACGGCGAAACCGGTGTCCTATTTCGCGAACAGTCAGTTGACGCGGTTATCGCTGCCATTACTCGTGCTGAGCGATTACAGTTTTTCCCAAGCAAGCTTAACCGTACCGCCCGCCGCTTCGACAAATCGCTCTTTATTACGAAATTACGAAAAGTTGTAGCCGACCAACTGCCCCGCTAG